In one window of Vanrija pseudolonga chromosome 5, complete sequence DNA:
- the SPBC2A9.02_2 gene encoding putative protein, producing the protein MAINKIFLTGGTGTIGTEVARDLVAHGYAVRGLARSDASAAKLQALGVTPVRGDLTTLDVARAEAAAADAVVHLAIDFARVIDSGSEEQAFVEAVGDVLKGTGKTFIGTSGTYIGVGTGKTPFTEADDGRPGAFRYKFESTFRSLGDDGGVRAIVIRPSLTHSDKIDGFPRTVIAKPRELGFAPVLDGGEEKWTYNDLHDVAVLFRLALEKAPAGFSRYHGTDESTSNRQIAEIVAAHWGVPVREATREELTEAYGFFATFFGKDNTVSSVATREQLGWEPKGARFIDLLKDGTYFKQL; encoded by the coding sequence ATGGCTATCAACAAGATCTTCCTCACAGGCGGCACGGGCACCATCGgcaccgaggtcgcgcgcgacctaGTGGCGCACGGGTACGCCGTGCGCGGGCTTGCGCGCTCCGACGCTAGTGCCGCCAAGCtgcaggcgctcggcgtcaccCCAGTGCGGGGCGACCTGACAaccctcgacgtcgcccgcgcggaagccgccgctgccgacgcggTCGTGCACCTCGCCATCGACTTTGCTAGAGTCATCGACTCGGGCAGCGAAGAGCAGGCCttcgtcgaggccgtcggcgacgttcTCAAGGGCACGGGCAAGACATTCATCGGCACGTCGGGGACGTATATCGGCGTCGGGACGGGCAAGACGCCCTTcaccgaggcggacgacgggCGGCCCGGCGCGTTTCGGTACAAGTTTGAGTCGACCTTCCGCTCGCtcggtgacgacggcggcgtccgCGCAATCGTCATCCGCCCGTCCTTGACGCACAGCGACAAGATCGACGGGTTCCCGCGCACCGTGATCGCCAAGccccgcgagctcggctttgcgccggtgctcgacggcggaGAGGAGAAGTGGACGTACAACGACCTGCACGACGTCGCTGTGCTCTTTAGGCTGGCCTTGGAGAAGGCGCCAGCTGGCTTTAGCAGGTATCACGGCACGGACGAGTCGACGTCCAACCGCCAGATCGCGGAgatcgtcgccgcgcactGGGGCGTACccgtgcgcgaggcgacgcggGAGGAGCTCACCGAGGCCTACGGCTTCTTCGCTACATTCTTCGGCAAGGATAACACTGTCAGCAGCGTGGCTACCCGCGAGCAGTTGGGATGGGAGCCAAAGGGGGCGCGGTTTATCGACctcctcaaggacggcacGTATTTCAAGCAGCTTTAG
- the mal1_0 gene encoding Alpha-glucosidase, which yields MAKWRAASASGGRRRMCTRASFKDHAANGHGTLRGIASQVPYLHDLGIDIVWLSPVYASPQADMGYDISDYQAIDPRYGTLEDWDAVRDACHARGMKLVMDLVVNHSSDQHQWFKESRRSKTDPKRDWYYWHPGKVVDGVRQPPNNWRSRFGSGSAWAWDEASQEYYLHLFLKEQPDLNWTSPGLRRAVYDMMRWWLDRGCDGFRCDVINFIAKAPGFPDAPVTDPTKEFQFAGGLAVNRPEVHTYLKEMYTEVLSHYDAVGECPGKDSPESFAAYSRPENHEFQMVFNFHHQYFDRDGAERRYKPDWVLSDLKKLYNQWHVELPALGGWFANYIENHDQPRFVSRVGSEGDLRNKSAKLVALLHITLTGTLFLYQGQETGQVNMPADWPESEYKDIEATQRLEGERAYLDRLGATPEQRKEHMARVWRDIRSAGRDSPRTPMQWDESAYAGFSSSEPWMRVHDDYPQWNVAKLRADPDSVWSFYARLLRLRKERLALIYGKFIPLDADADDNYSYVRHDEASGEKYLVLLNLGRGEQSVTLDPASWGVDVSSAQLLVSNDDAKEGEGISGPVELAPYSGRVYTLAEALPN from the exons ATGGCGAAGTGGAGGGCTGCTAG cgcaaGTGGTGGAAGGAGGCGAATGTGTACCAGA GCATCGTTCAAGGACCACGCCGCGAACGGGCACGGCACTTTGCGCGGCATCGCGTCGCAAGTGCCGTACCTGCACGACCTGGGCATCGACATTGTGTGGCTCTCGCCGGTGTACGCGTCCCCGCAGGCAGACATGGGGTACGACATCAGCGACTACCAGGCAATTGACCCGCGGTACGGCACGCTCGAGGACTgggacgcggtgcgcgaCGCGTGCCATGCGCGCGGGATGAAGCTCGTCATGGACCTGGTGGTCAACCACTCGAGCGACCAGCACCAGTGGTTCAAGGAGAGCCGGCGCAGCAAGACGGACCCGAAGAGGGACTGGTACTACTGGCACCCGGGCAAGGTGGTGGACGGCGTACGCCAGCCGCCGAACAACTGGCGCAGCCGGTTCGGCAGCGGCTCGGCATGGGCGTGGGACGAGGCAAGCCAGGAGTACTACCTCCACCTGTTCCTCAAGGAGCAGCCCGACCTCAACTGGACGAGCCCCGGCCTCCGGCGTGCAGTGTACGACATGATGCGGTGGTGGCTCGACCGCGGGTGTGACGGGTTCCGCTGCGACGTGATCAACTTTATCGCCAAGGCGCCGGGCTtccccgacgcgccggtcACGGATCCCACCAAGGAGTTCCAGTTCGCCGGCGGGCTGGCGGTTAACCGGCCCGAGGTGCACACTTACCTCAAGGAGATGTACACTGAGGTGTTGTCGCACTACGATGC CGTCGGCGAATGCCCAGGCAAGGACTCGCCCGAGTCGTTCGCGGCCTACTCCCGCCCCGAGAACCACGAGTTCCAGATGGTCTTCAACTTCCACCACCAGTACTTtgaccgcgacggcgccgagcggcggtACAAGCCCGACTGGGTGCTGAGCGACCTGAAGAAGCTGTACAACCAGTGGCATGTGGAGCTGCCTGCGCTTGGAGGCTGGTTTGCCAACTATATCGAGAACCACGACCAGCCGCGGTTCGTGTCCCGCGTTGGCTCGGAGGGCGACCTGCGCAACAAAtccgccaagctcgtcgccctgCTGCACATCACGTTGACTGGCACGCTCTTCCTCTACCAGGGCCAGGAGACGGGGCAGGTGAACATGCCCGCCGACTGGCCCGAGAGCGAGTACAAGGACATCGAGGCGACGCAGCGGCTcgaaggcgagcgcgcgtaCCTTGACCGGCTGGGGGCCACGcccgagcagcgcaaggagcACATGGCGCGCGTGTGGCGCGATATCCGGAGCGCGGGGCGCGActcgccgcgcaccccgATGCAGTGGGACGAGAGCGCGTACGCTGGCTTCTCCAGCTCGGAGCCATGGATGCGCGTGCACGACGACTATCCGCAGTGGAacgtcgccaagctgcgcgcggaCCCGGACAGCGTGTGGAGCTTCTATGCCCGTCTCCTCCGCCTGCGGaaggagcgcctcgcgctcatctACGGCAAGTTCAtcccgctcgacgccgacgcagacgACAACTACTCGTACGTGCGCCACGAcgaggccagcggcgagaagtacctcgtgctcctcaacctcgggCGCGGGGAGCAGAGCGTCACGCTCGACccggcgagctggggcgtGGATGTGAGCTCtgcgcagctgctcgtgtcgaacgacgacgcgaaggagggcgaggggatCAGCGGgccggtcgagctcgcgccgtaCTCTGGGCGCGTGTACACGCTGGCTGAGGCGCTGCCCAACTAG
- the malL_0 gene encoding Oligo-1,6-glucosidase, whose amino-acid sequence MTVTTETQFVANADIPRAWWKSAVVYQIYPASFLDTNGDGVGDLRGVINKLDYLKDLGVDVIWLSPIFKSPQVDMGYDISDYKDIHAPYGSVADVDELIAELHKRGMKLVLDLVVNHTSVEHKWFIESKSSKTNPKRDWYYWRPAKVAADGSKSEPNNWQSVFGGSTWKHDETTDEYYLHYFDESQPDLNFENVEVRQAVYDLMKFWLDKGADGYRMDVIARISKNVSFPDAAEQVKGARYQDFPRGAGPRLHEYLHEMNREVLSKYDCMSVGELNFVDPKTMLNFVHPDRQEIQTGFSFDHVNVGLKGMGLGRHLVNPWTLPEWKETITRWQWLREAGAWHALYLENHDQPRSISRFGNDSPGWRWASGRVLALLHATLFGTVYLYQGEEIGMINLPLDWPIEDYQDVQTQILVKEINETCENPTKVVQQLLPKMRDHPRSPMQWTAGAGAGFSTAKPWMRLPEDYEVCNVEAQVNDPSSLFSFWKSVLAFRRKHEDILVYGSYRELSPEDEAVFAYVRDEKFLVVLNFSTAQVVYALPEKFKASKFLLSTTQDSEWPATLGDKLALPPWTGAVYEVSKE is encoded by the exons ATGACCGTCACTACCGAGACCCAGTtcgtcgccaacgccgacatCCCGCGCGCGTGGTGGAAGAGCGCGGTCGTGTACCAG ATCTACCCTGCGTCCTTCCTCGAcaccaacggcgacggcgtcggcgacctgcgcGGCGTGATCAACAAGCTCGACTACCTCAAGGACCTGGGCGTGGACGTCATCTGGCTCTCGCCCATCTTCAAGTCGCCGCAGGTGGACATGGGGTATGACATCAGCGACTACAAGGACATCCACGCGCCGTATGGCAGcgtggccgacgtcgacgagctgatcgccgagctgcacaaGCGCGGCATgaagctcgtgctcgaccttgtcgtcaaCCACACCTCGGTCGAGCACAAGTGGTTCATCGAGTCCAAGAGCTCAAAGACCAACCCCAAGCGCGACTGGTACTACTGGCGCccggccaaggtcgccgccgacggctcCAAGAGCGAGCCGAACAACTGGCAGTCCGTGTTTGGCGGCTCGACCTGGAAGCACGACGAGACGACTGACGAGTACTACCTCCACTACTTTGACGAGAGCCAGCCCGACCTCAACTTTGAGAACGTCGAGGTTCGCCAGGCGGTGTATGACTTGATGAAGTTCTGGCTTGACAAGGGAGCGGACGGCTACCGT ATGGACGTCATTGCCCGTATCTCCAAGAACGTCTCGttccccgacgccgccgagcaggtcaaGGGCGCGCGGTACCAGGACTTCCCCCGTGGCGCCGGCCCTCGTCTGCACGAGTACCTGCACGAGATGAACCGCGAGGTGTTGTCGA AGTACGACTGCATgtcggtcggcgagctcaacTTTGTCGACCCCAAGACCATGCTCAACTTTGTGCACCCCGACCGCCAGGAGATCCAGACGGGCTTCAGCTTCGACCACGTCAACGTCGGCCTCAAGGGCATGGGCCTGggccgccacctcgtcaaccCGTGGACGCTGCCCGAGTGGAAGGAGACCATCACGCGCTGGCAGTGGCTGCGCGAGGCAGGCGCCTGGCACGCCCTGTACCTCGAG AACCACGACCAGCCGCGCTCCATCAGCCGCTTCGGCAACGACTCGCCCgggtggcgctgggcgtcaggccgcgtgctcgccctcctccatGCGACGCTGTTCGGCACAGTCTACCTGTACCAGGGTGAGGAGATTGGCATGATCAACCTCCCGCTCGACTGGCCCATCGAGGACTACCAGGACGTGCAGACGCAGATTCTTGTCAAGGA GATCAACGAGACGTGCGAGAACCCTACAAAGGTcgtccagcagctcctccCCAAGATGCGCGACCACCCCCGCTCGCCCATGCAGTGgacggccggcgccggagcCGGCTTCTCCACCGCCAAGCCGTGGATGCGCCTGCCTGAGGACTATGAGGTGTGCAACGTCGAGGCGCAGGTCAACGACCCCTCGTCGCTCTTCAGCTTCTGGAAGTCGGTGCTCGCCTTCAGGCGCAAGCACGAGGACATCCTG GTGTACGGCTCGTACCGCGAGCtctcgcccgaggacgaggccgtctTCGCCTACGTCCGTGACGAGAAGTTCCTTGTTGTGCTCAACTTCTCCACCGCCCAGGTCGTCTACGCCTTGCCGGAGAAGTTCAAGGCGTCCAAGTTCCTCCTCTCGACGACGCAGGACTCGGAGTGGCCCGCCACGCTGGGCGACAAGCTTGCGCTCCCGCCCTGGACTGGCGCCGTGTACGAGGTGTCCAAGGAGTAG
- the Nbr1 gene encoding ZZ-type zinc finger domain-containing protein, with product MLRPAPGGAIPGRPHRPLVVRCGYDGSTRPVNFPSAASCRLESLRTRVEECFALSAWPFVLTYTDDDGEEYHVRTEADLTDAISYFASGDDEGAHSSGAAGRPPAPPKISMRVDVVVEYDGPSLSDTSSIASFRTSEHSWHSSERSAARSDGRSSFEYRSSRGSRYSSVPPITTDLADPLGAMRLSSPGSTLSGGPSSGRSTVLQGRPRASLPPPELDAASASAYSRHRGARTENAYYDDTAPALMGHSELGSRWLREQSQLANRMPRLRLGGRRYDSDDEGLNSDDESLGDIELVQDARGRYYYSYQTETASLSSQSEADFDSMEHAGPSSAGFTSPRLTGGARRTSPETASEVEEVTRAPSSEPTGPPVLAPDCSACGVRLDYMRYVCVPCGEGELWTVNAVGKAPFEPPRLPSEQSDGDATESSEGTAWGPLASSTGSQTVYRGADGRSRSGSMSTNASVHSLAVANGSAVSPGSPRSIQFDLDGNPTPARHRATPRGYELCPSCIEVHGIAHSKAANRERDANGHRKKRSGQLRHTFREKIWGAEGWMDIGGFVAPAVLTSPEYADDSDCTICNTPLVNNRYKCYQKVDEIHPVHVFLSLPDKPLPSLEVASTSSVLGNGHTETRPIRHPGAFCHNCLQDIVGPRFHCAVCPSWDLCIQCEGLTTSGDGQHTADHIMMKIPIPLASSEVEAVSRRARDRWFQQDSSTVARRTPGGSTASRSSSPSVDTETVYAPTRRSARSVSTAARLPVLPNSGRGTPSVTRQQVAARPRDDLDHNARCANCNEWIMGRRYQCANCPSDPEPYNLCSICELRSYRVHDPRHVFFKFDRPVHIPLQSTQPLLPLLYKNRAGQVPASAVLSPHDPTAYLKHVLHRETVCDIHMDQIRGAWFRCAHCAGGFDVCQEAERTADHDPTHVFVVFKARVDMVAFRELASLAASYPKPLLKQQVYFS from the exons ATGCTAAGGCCGGCACCAGGCGGCGCGATACCTGGCCGGCCGCACCGCCCACTGGTCGTGCGGTGCGGGTACGAtggctcgacgcggcccGTAAACTtcccctcggcggcgagctgccgGCTCGAGTCGCTGCGCACGCGC GTCGAAGAATGCTTCGCCCTCTCCGCGTGGCCGTTCGTGCTCACgtacaccgacgacgacggggaagAGTACCACGTCcgcaccgaggccgacctcacCGACGCCATCTCGTACTTTGCCTCTGGGGACGATGAGGGCGCCcactcgagcggcgcggccggccggccgccagccccgcccaAGATCTCGatgcgcgtcgacgtcgtagTAGAGTACGACGGGCCGAGCCTGAGCGACACGAGCTCGATCGCAAGCTTCCGGACGTCGGAACACTCCTGGCactcgagcgagcggagcgccgcgcgcagcgacggACGCAGCTCGTTCGAGTACCGCAGCTCCCGGGGGAGCAGGTACAGCTCCGTGCCGCCCATCACGACCGACCTCGCGGACCCGCTGGGTGCGATGCGCCTCTCAAGCCCGGGGAGCACGCTCTCGGGCGGCCCGAGTTCAGGCCGCAGCACCGTGCTGCAAGGCCGCCCGCGGGCATCGCTCCCCCCGCcagagctcgacgcggcgagcgcgtcagcgtaCTCGCGCCACCGGGGAGCGCGGACCGAGAACGCATACtacgacgacacggcgccagcgctcATGGGCCACTCGGAGCTCGGGTCACGCTGGCTCCGCGAGCAGAGCCAGCTCGCCAACCGCATGCCACGGCTCCGGCTGGGCGGCCGGAGATATGACTCGGATGACGAGGGGCTGAATAGCGACGATGAAAGCCTGGGCGATATCGAACTGGTCCAGGACGCGCGCGGAC GATACTACTACTCGTACCAGACCGAGACAGCATCCCTGTCGTCGCAATCCGAGGCGGATTTCGACTCGATGGAGCACGCCGGGCCCAGTTCAGCGGGGTTCACGTCGCCCAGActcaccggcggcgcgagaCGAACATCGCCCGAGACCGCAtccgaggtggaggaagtcacgcgcgcgccgagcagcgagccGACGGGACCGCCAGTCCTCGCGCCCGACTGCTCGGCTTGTGGCGTGCGCCTAGACTACATGCGCTACGTATGCGTGCCGTGTGGTGAAGGCGAGTTGTGGACCGTCAACGCGGTGGGCAAGGCGCCGTTCGAGCCGCCCAGGCTCCCAAGTGAGCAGAGCGACGGTGACGCGACTGAGTCGTCCGAGGGCACAGCCTGGGGGCCCCTCGCGTCTTCGACCGGCAGCCAGACGGTGTatcgcggcgccgacggccgctcgcgctcggggTCAATGTCGACCAACGCCAGCGTGCACTCATTAGCCGTGGCTAACGGGAGCGCCGTGTCCCCCGGCTCGCCGAGATCGATCCAgttcgacctcgacggcaacCCGACCCCCGCGCGGCACAGGGCCACGCCGCGTGGATACGAGCTCTGCCCCTCCTGTATAGAGGTGCACGGTATCGCGCACTCCAAGGCTGCGaaccgcgagcgcgacgccaatGGGCACAGGAAGAAACGGTCAGGTCAGCTGCGGCATACGTTCCGCGAGAAGATCTGGGGGGCTGAAGGCTGGATGGATATTGGTGGGTTCGTCGCTCCCGCTGTGCTGACCAGCCCAGAGTATGCAGATGACTCGGATTGTACCATCTGCAACACGCCCCTGGTGAACAACCGCTATAAAT GCTACCAAAAGGTAGACGAGATTCACCCCGTGCACGTCTTCTTATCACTACCGGACAAACCTTTACCCAGCCTCGAGGtggccagcaccagcagcgtTCTGGGCAACGGGCACACCGAGACGCGGCCAATACGGCATCCAGGCGCCTTTTGCCACAA CTGCTTACAAGACATTGTCGGCCCGCGATTCCACTGCGCGGTATGCCCGTCATGGGACCTGTGTATCCAGTGCGAAGGCCTCACGACGTCTGGCGACGGTCAGCACACGGCCGACCACATCATGATGAAGATCCCCATTCCCCTCGCATcgtccgaggtcgaggctgtGAGTCGGCGGGCACGCGACCGTTGGTTCCAGCAGGACTCGTCGAccgtggcgcggcgcacgccggggggcagcacggcgtcgcgctcgtcatccCCGTCAGTCGACACGGAGACGGTGTACGCGCccacgcggcgcagcgcacgcagcGTCAGCACAGCTGCACGGCTGCCTGTCCTCCCCAACTCGGGGCGCGGCACGCCGTCTGTCACCCGGCAACAGGTCGCCGCACGCccccgcgacgacctggacCACAATGCACGCTGCGCAAACTGCAACGAGTGGATCATGGGCCGGCGGTACCAGTGTGCCAACTGCCCCTCCGACCCGGAGCCGTACAACCTGTGCTCGATCTGCGAGCTGCGGTCGTACCGCGTCCACGACCCGCGGCACGTTTTCTTCAAGTTCGACCGCCCCGTCCACATCCCACTGCAGAGCACGCAGCCCCTCCTGCCCCTGCTGTACAAGAACCGCGCCGGCCAGGTCCCCGCCTCGGCAGTGCTCTCGCCGCACGACCCGACAGCGTACCTCAAGCACGTGCTACACCGCGAGACGGTCTGCGATATCCACATGGACCAGATCCGCGGCGCGTGGTTCCGCTGCGCCCACTGCGCTGGCGGATTCGACGTGTGCCAGGAGGCTGAGCGCACCGCGGATCATGACCCCACACATG TCTTTGTCGTCTTCAAGGCCCGCGTCGACATGGTGGCcttccgcgagctcgccagcctcgccgcgtcgtacCCCAAGCCGCTACTCAAACAGCAGGTCTACTTCTCCTGA